The following proteins are encoded in a genomic region of Haloarcula marina:
- a CDS encoding UxaA family hydrolase, with amino-acid sequence MPTFEGYPRADGPPGVRNYVAVIPTSVATSPIADEIAAQTGENVRSTPHQMGSDPPAAAREQIERTLVGVGTNPNVGAALVVGLGTERIAAADIAEGIADAERTVETLTLREEGGTVATVDAGAALASDLWDEISDRSRVECDASELRFGVECGGSDATSGIASNPGVGAACDRLVEDGGTATFSETPEFIGAEHILADRCVDEEVRERLLDRVDLREATAELMGVDLRGAQPSPGNQEGGLTTIEEKSLGAISKGGTTPVRGIVDYAEELPVGGGLVLMDTPGYDVESVVGKVAGGAQVIAFTTGRGSTTGNPLAPVIKVTGNPKTAERLANNMDVDASTVIEGESLESVGDRIYEKLLSVASGERTAAEQRRLEEFAINELQPNELEKLRGGV; translated from the coding sequence ATGCCAACTTTCGAGGGCTATCCACGGGCAGATGGACCGCCCGGTGTCCGGAACTACGTCGCCGTGATACCGACGTCGGTCGCCACGTCGCCGATTGCTGACGAAATCGCCGCGCAGACGGGCGAAAACGTCCGGTCGACGCCACACCAGATGGGGAGCGACCCGCCAGCAGCGGCGAGAGAACAGATAGAGCGCACGCTCGTCGGCGTGGGCACGAACCCGAACGTCGGGGCGGCACTCGTCGTCGGTCTGGGGACGGAACGAATCGCCGCGGCCGACATCGCCGAGGGGATTGCCGACGCCGAGCGGACGGTCGAAACGCTCACGCTCCGCGAGGAGGGCGGGACGGTGGCGACAGTCGACGCCGGGGCCGCCCTCGCCAGCGACCTCTGGGACGAGATTTCGGACCGCAGTCGCGTCGAGTGCGACGCCAGCGAACTCCGCTTCGGCGTCGAGTGTGGCGGGTCCGACGCGACCAGCGGTATCGCCTCGAATCCGGGGGTCGGGGCGGCCTGTGACCGACTGGTCGAGGACGGCGGCACCGCCACCTTCTCCGAGACGCCGGAGTTCATCGGGGCCGAACACATCCTCGCCGACCGCTGTGTCGACGAGGAGGTCCGCGAGCGACTGCTGGACCGCGTCGACCTCCGAGAGGCGACGGCCGAACTGATGGGCGTCGACCTGCGGGGCGCGCAACCGAGTCCCGGCAACCAGGAGGGCGGCCTGACCACTATCGAGGAAAAGAGCCTCGGTGCGATATCCAAGGGCGGGACGACGCCGGTCCGAGGCATCGTCGACTACGCCGAGGAACTCCCCGTCGGCGGCGGCCTGGTCCTGATGGACACGCCGGGGTACGACGTGGAGAGCGTCGTCGGCAAAGTCGCCGGCGGCGCGCAGGTAATCGCCTTTACGACCGGCCGCGGGTCGACTACGGGGAACCCGCTGGCACCGGTCATCAAGGTGACTGGGAATCCGAAGACGGCCGAGCGCCTCGCGAACAACATGGACGTGGATGCGAGCACCGTCATTGAGGGCGAATCGCTCGAATCCGTCGGTGACCGCATCTACGAGAAACTCCTGTCGGTCGCGAGTGGCGAGCGAACCGCCGCGGAGCAACGGCGACTCGAAGAGTTCGCCATCAACGAACTCCAGCCGAACGAACTGGAGAAACTGCGAGGTGGCGTATGA
- a CDS encoding ATP-binding cassette domain-containing protein — protein MSVEDAAETAQESASGQDTSDGSAPKLRVENVTKQFGRIIAVDDVTLDIQEGEIFALVGDNGAGKSTLMNVLSGVHAPTKGTIYKDGREVHFSNPSDARANGIETVYQDLALMDDLDIATNIFMGQFPRRGIGPLSIIDWEETYARSEEIMMERLGRDVDIKTEVEFFSGGQRQLVAVGRALAFDPDVIILDEPTSALSVDATRLVQNTLDKLAEDGITIVIVSHNIESVLAHADRIGVLYQGNLVDIKQPEETDLEELNELMTTGTLNAGLLDDD, from the coding sequence ATGAGCGTCGAAGACGCCGCCGAAACCGCACAAGAGAGCGCGAGCGGGCAGGACACCAGCGATGGCTCCGCGCCGAAACTTCGCGTCGAGAACGTCACCAAGCAGTTCGGTCGCATCATCGCCGTCGACGACGTCACGCTCGACATCCAGGAGGGTGAAATCTTCGCCCTCGTCGGTGACAACGGGGCCGGGAAGTCGACGCTGATGAACGTCCTCAGCGGCGTCCACGCACCCACCAAGGGGACCATCTACAAAGACGGGCGAGAAGTCCACTTCTCGAATCCGTCGGACGCGCGAGCCAACGGCATCGAGACCGTGTACCAGGACCTCGCGCTCATGGACGACCTGGACATCGCGACGAACATCTTCATGGGGCAGTTCCCCCGACGCGGTATCGGGCCGCTGTCGATCATCGACTGGGAAGAGACGTACGCGCGCTCCGAGGAGATAATGATGGAGCGGTTGGGTCGCGACGTCGACATCAAGACCGAGGTGGAGTTCTTCTCCGGCGGTCAGCGCCAACTCGTCGCGGTCGGTCGAGCGCTCGCGTTCGACCCGGACGTCATCATCTTAGACGAACCGACGAGCGCGCTGTCAGTCGACGCGACGCGACTCGTCCAGAACACCCTCGATAAACTGGCGGAGGACGGTATCACTATCGTCATCGTGAGCCACAACATCGAGTCCGTCTTGGCCCACGCCGACCGCATCGGCGTCCTGTATCAGGGTAATCTCGTGGACATCAAACAGCCAGAGGAAACGGACCTCGAAGAGCTGAACGAACTGATGACCACGGGGACGCTCAACGCCGGACTGCTGGACGACGACTAA
- a CDS encoding UxaA family hydrolase, with the protein MKGKVLGDLGLHMAADDNVVTAIVDAEAGATLPYEGTTVELPDDVQFGHKIALVPLEPGDDVLKYGEVIGQATETVAPGEWVHTHNMESKRGRGDIAAQAEAN; encoded by the coding sequence ATGAAGGGCAAAGTGCTCGGTGACCTCGGGTTGCACATGGCCGCCGACGACAACGTCGTCACCGCCATCGTCGACGCGGAGGCGGGGGCGACGCTCCCGTACGAGGGAACCACCGTCGAACTCCCCGACGACGTGCAGTTCGGACACAAGATTGCGCTCGTTCCGCTCGAACCCGGGGACGACGTCCTCAAGTACGGCGAAGTCATCGGACAGGCGACCGAGACGGTCGCACCCGGCGAGTGGGTCCACACGCACAACATGGAGAGCAAGCGCGGCCGCGGCGACATCGCCGCCCAGGCGGAGGCGAACTGA
- a CDS encoding UxaA family hydrolase gives MSTAETNETRSEHETDPRERRLTGYRRPDGGVGVRNRVLVAPSVICSHIVAERIADAADNAVSAPHDHGCAQIGADHEQTERTLLNLAQNPNVAGATVVGLGCEHLQSAPFAARIEDHGVPVRETSIQDAGGSDPCTEEGIEATNELAADAATVDATDASLGDLTIGVVSSDLDDSTRDTADPLVGETVDALLDAGARVAVAGSERLAPHADAAADRAASEAVADDIRAAAERSADRPGNVRGLVRRAADSPFDAVVGSWGDASVDEFVTYGERLTIDSGLAVVDSPSRFEEAATALAAAGASVIVHVTAEGIPTGHPVVPVLKVTGDEGTAELLADDIDVDARSASAETVLDELHRVADGGETATERHGLTKFAINRVGPSL, from the coding sequence ATGTCGACAGCAGAGACGAACGAGACGCGGTCCGAGCACGAGACCGACCCCCGAGAGCGACGGCTGACGGGCTATCGCCGCCCCGACGGTGGCGTCGGCGTCCGAAACCGCGTCCTCGTCGCCCCGTCGGTCATCTGTTCGCACATCGTCGCAGAGCGAATCGCCGACGCCGCCGACAACGCCGTGAGCGCGCCGCACGACCACGGCTGTGCGCAAATCGGCGCCGACCACGAACAGACCGAGCGGACGCTGTTGAACCTCGCACAGAACCCGAACGTGGCGGGCGCGACGGTCGTCGGACTCGGCTGTGAACACCTCCAGAGCGCGCCGTTCGCGGCGCGTATCGAAGACCACGGGGTCCCGGTCCGCGAAACGTCGATTCAGGACGCCGGTGGCTCTGACCCGTGTACCGAGGAGGGCATCGAAGCGACGAACGAACTCGCCGCCGACGCGGCGACCGTCGACGCCACCGACGCGTCGCTCGGCGACCTCACAATCGGCGTCGTGAGTTCCGACCTCGACGACTCGACCCGAGACACCGCCGACCCCCTCGTCGGCGAGACGGTCGACGCGCTACTCGACGCCGGCGCTCGCGTCGCCGTCGCCGGGAGCGAGCGACTGGCACCGCACGCCGACGCCGCCGCCGACCGGGCCGCCAGCGAGGCCGTCGCAGACGACATCCGCGCGGCCGCCGAGCGAAGCGCCGACCGACCGGGGAACGTCCGCGGACTCGTCCGCCGCGCCGCCGACAGTCCGTTCGACGCCGTCGTCGGGTCGTGGGGCGACGCGTCGGTCGACGAGTTCGTCACCTACGGCGAACGACTCACTATCGACAGCGGCCTCGCCGTCGTCGATTCGCCCTCGCGCTTCGAGGAAGCCGCGACGGCCCTCGCCGCCGCTGGCGCGTCGGTCATCGTCCACGTCACGGCCGAGGGAATCCCGACGGGACACCCGGTCGTGCCGGTTCTCAAAGTGACGGGTGACGAAGGGACGGCGGAGTTACTCGCCGACGACATCGACGTGGACGCACGCTCGGCGTCGGCGGAGACTGTCCTCGACGAACTGCACCGTGTCGCCGACGGTGGCGAAACGGCCACGGAGCGCCACGGCCTCACGAAGTTCGCGATAAACCGCGTCGGTCCCTCGCTGTAA
- a CDS encoding SMP-30/gluconolactonase/LRE family protein, giving the protein MADAIPEIVVDIECETGEGPLWHPDEELLYWCDIPNGRIYRYDPTADDHELVYEDADERIGGFTFQTDGSLLLFQEAGAVRRLDQDSGTVDTVTDPDPDRFHERFNDVIADPEGRVYAGVMPDTERDLSGQLYRLDTDGTFTLVREECVLPNGMGFTEDLSKFYFTDTGEVDPDCPGYIYRYDYDRATGDISNPETFLDASDIEGMPDGMTVDDEDHVWSAFWDGHKLIRFAPDGTRERTVEFDPRKVSSLTFAGEGYETAYVTTACVETRAEEGAGAGSLYRVDLGVSGREEFRSDIDV; this is encoded by the coding sequence ATGGCCGACGCAATTCCGGAAATAGTCGTCGACATCGAGTGTGAGACAGGCGAAGGACCGCTGTGGCACCCCGACGAGGAACTGCTCTACTGGTGTGACATCCCGAACGGTCGCATCTATCGGTACGACCCGACGGCGGACGACCACGAACTCGTCTACGAGGACGCCGACGAGCGCATCGGGGGCTTCACGTTCCAGACCGACGGGTCGCTCCTCCTCTTTCAAGAGGCCGGTGCGGTCCGTCGTCTCGACCAAGACTCTGGGACGGTCGACACCGTCACCGACCCGGACCCCGACCGCTTCCACGAGCGGTTCAACGACGTCATCGCCGACCCCGAGGGGAGGGTCTACGCTGGCGTGATGCCCGATACCGAGCGCGACCTGTCGGGCCAACTGTACCGTCTCGACACCGACGGGACGTTCACGCTCGTCCGGGAGGAGTGCGTCCTCCCGAACGGGATGGGATTTACCGAGGACCTCTCGAAGTTCTACTTCACCGACACCGGCGAAGTCGACCCGGACTGTCCGGGCTACATCTACCGCTACGACTACGACCGAGCGACGGGGGACATCTCGAACCCGGAGACGTTTCTGGACGCCAGCGACATCGAGGGAATGCCCGACGGCATGACCGTCGACGACGAGGACCACGTCTGGTCGGCGTTCTGGGACGGCCACAAACTGATTCGCTTCGCGCCGGACGGGACCCGCGAGCGGACCGTGGAGTTCGACCCGCGGAAGGTGTCGTCGCTCACGTTCGCTGGCGAGGGCTACGAGACGGCGTACGTTACAACCGCGTGCGTCGAGACGCGGGCGGAAGAGGGCGCGGGCGCGGGGAGCCTCTACCGCGTCGACCTGGGTGTGAGCGGGCGCGAGGAGTTCCGGTCCGATATCGACGTGTAG